CAATCTGGGCCTGGGCAGCGGAGCGAGCGCCCAGGCCGCTTTCCCTGCCTCTGCACCCGGCGCCGCACCCGATGCGGCGCCCTCGCCGAATATCCATGCGCTCACGCTCGGCGACTGGATGGACAACATGCGGGTGGGCCCGCTGCATCGATTCGTTGTGCTGGTGATCGGCATCGGCCTGTTCTTCGACATGTATGAGATTTTCCTCGTCAGCTCGATCGGCACCGCACTGCAGGGCGAATACGGCATCGACCGACACAGCACCGACTTCAAGCTCCTGCTGGCCTCGGCCTTTATCGGCATGTTTTTCGGTTCGTTCTGTCTCGGCAGCATGGCCGACCGGATCGGCCGGCGCAAGGCGTTCCTGTTCAACCTGGTCTGGTACAGCGCGTTTTCATTGGCCGGTGCGTTCTCCGTGAACGCCGGGATGCTCGTGATCTGCCGCGTGCTCACCGGCATCGGTGTAGGCGCGATTTACCCGGTCGCCGATAGCTTCCTCTCCGAGATTCTGCCCAAGGAACGTCGAGGCCGGTTGGCCGCGTGGGCCTACACCACCTCGTATGTCGCCGTGCCGCTGGTGGGGTTCCTCGCGCTGTGGCTCAATCCGCTGCACGTTGGCGCGGTGGCGGGCTGGCGGATCATCCTGGTGATCGGCAGCCTGGGGGCTGTGCTGGTCCTGATCGTGCAGCATAAGCTGCCCGAGAGTCCGCGCTGGTTGCTGGCGCAGGGGCGCGTCGAGGAGGCGCACGCCATGCTTCGGCGCTTCGCCGCAAGCGCGGGGGTAACCGTATCGGGCATCCTCCCTGAAGCGGCGAACACGCAGCATCCGATCACGTTGCGCGAGCGCGTGGCCTTGTTGCGCCGCCCGCCCTATGACAAGCGCTACCTGATGCTGACCATCTTCCACCTGCTGCAAGGATTCGGTTATTACGGCTTTGGCACGCTGGCCAGCACGGTAGTAAAAAGCCGCGGATATGACGTCACCGACGGGACCTTGTTTATCGCCCTGTCGTTTCTGGGCTACCCGGTCGGCTCGCTGCTGTCCATTCCGCTTCTCAGCTGGATAGAACGTCGCACCCTCGTGATCGTATCGATCCTGGCCATCGCAGCCTGCGGCCTGTGTTTCGCCTATTCGAACAATTCCACGCTGATCGTCTGCTTTGGTGTGTTGACCACCTGCGCATCGAATGTCTTCAGTAATGCCTATCACGTGTACCAGTCGGAGATATTTCCGGCGGGCGCACGCTCCACGGCCATCGGCAGCACCTATTCGCTGTCGCGCATCGTCAGCGGCATCCTGCCGTTCATCTTGCTGCCGATATTGAGTGCGTACGGCGCAGTCGCCATGTTCGGCATCATCGCCGCTGCGCTGCTGACCGTGGCCTTGACGGTGCGGGTACTGGGACCCCGCACCACCCGGCGTAGTCAGGACGAGATCAATCCGGTGTGAGATGGCGGCTGCCGGCTGGCTTGCGCTGTGCCACCAATACCTCGAAGGTCCCGGGAATCACACTCGGTCGCGGATGCGGCGTGTCGGCGCTAGCCGCTTCCGCAGGGCCGAATTTCGACGACACGAGATAGACGCGATGTGCCTTGGCGTCGAGCGCCATGGTTTTCGCGCCCTCTTGCGTCTGCACGTTTTGTGCGACGCTGTAGTGGTTCGCATCGTCTTCATGCACCAACGTCAGCGTCCCATCCGCGCCATTCGAGCTAAACGCCAGCTTCAGCGCAGGATCGAAGGCAGCCGTGTCCGGATGACCGCCAATCGGAATCTCAGCCACATGACGGCCCGACACCGCGTCCGTCACCATCATTCGCTGGTTGGCGCATACGGAGAACAGGCGCTCGCTCGTGGGGTCGATGGCGAGACCGGTCGGTTCCTCGCACGGTGCGATCGACCAATGCGCCAGCACGCTGGCCGACCTGCCGTCCATTTCGACGATCTCGCCTTTGTCTTCGACGTTGACGAAGACATGCCCGTGGTTGTCCGCGGCAAGCGCTTCCGGTTTGCCCCCCACCGGCAAGGTGGCGACGATCTTGCGTGTTGCGACGTCGATTTCACTCACGCTCTGATCATGCCCGTTGCTGACGAAGATCCGCTGCAGCGAGGGGACATAGAGAATGCCGTCGGGATCCGGGCCTGCGGCCTTGATAGTATCGACCACCTGCAGCGTGTCGAGATTGACGACGGCAATGGTATCGGCCCGGCCATTGGTCACGAAGCCGAGCTTAAGGTCCTGCACGAATGCAAAACCGTGCACCCCATCGGTATGCGCGATCTCGCCGAACAGCTTGCCCGTCTGCGTATCGACGACCTGCACATGCGTGTCCCGGCTGATGAACAGATGATGGCGCACCGCATCGTACGCTACGTAGTCCCAATGTTCGTCGCCGTCCAGACCATAGTGCCTCACCACTTCGAACTGCGCGTCGGGTTTAACCGTTGCAGCTTGCGCCGCAGCAAGGGCAAGCAAAGAGATAACGCCACCCACGGTCAGCGTTTGCAGAATGTGCTTTATTTTCACTTGAATTGACTCCGTTTGTTGATGTCGATTGAAACTCGGACGAGCGCTATCGCGCTCCGGTCTGAAACCGTCGCGTCTTTAATCCGGCCATGCCGAAACCTCAGTGCGGGATGGCTGTCATTCCTGGTCGTCGAGGTTGAAGGTGACCCACAATTGCTCCGCGAGCGTCTTGCCGACAAATGCGGGTTCAGGCTTGGGATACGACGCATCGCGCACCGCCGCGAGCGCCGCACGATCGAGCAAACCGATGCCGCTGGACACCACGACGCTCAAGTTCGACACCTCGCCGTCCCGATACTGAAACGCGACCCGCGTGCGACCGGCCATGCCCGCCATACGCGCCGATTCCGGGTAGCGCAGCGCCGCCTGAATGGCCGCGCGTAAGGCCCCCTCAAAACTCGGTGTGGCAGTCACGACTGCCGGCGCGGGCGCGGCAGCAGGCGGCGGTGGCGGACGCGGCACGGGCTGTGGATCAGTCGGCGTTGCCTCGGGCATGACCGGCGCGGGCGTTGGCTCAGGCCGTGGGTTCGCGATCGCGGCAGGCTTCGGCGGTGCAACGTGCGCCACACGATGCACCGGCACGACCGGATGCGTGGGGCTTGGCGCCTCCGGTTTGGGTGGCACGACAGCGGGTTTCGGCATGGGCGCGGGCGCCGCTAGCGTCAGCAACGTCGGCGGCAGTTCGGCCGGCGCAGGCGAACGATGCGTCAAAAACGCAAATGCACCGCCAAGCAGAAGCACTTCCGCGAGCAGCGCCAGCACCGCAGCGGACATCAGGCGCGGCCGTTCCCGCACAACCTCGGGGGCGGAGACAGTCGCCATATCAGTTCGCCACGGGTTGCGCAGCCAGCGCGATCTGCGAGACGCCCGCGGCACGACAGGCGTCCATGACCGCGACGAGCTTCTGGATCTGCGCCTGCTTCGAGCCGGCAATCGTCACCACGGTGTGTGAAGCATCGGCTCTCGCTGCCAGCATCGCCGTCAGTTCAGCGGGACTCAAAGTGCGGCCGTCGACGGAGAGGCTGCCGTCGGTCGCGAGCGTGACGGTCACCTTCGGCGGCGGCAAGGACTGCGTCGTGGTACTCGAAGGCAACTGTGTGCGCAAACCGGCGTTCGGAATCATGTGCAGCGTGATCATGATGAAAAACACCAGCAGAAAAAACATGATGTCGATCATCGGAATGATCTCGATGCGAGCCTTGCGCGCTTCGAAATACTTCATCGTCACGCTCCCTGCGACGCAAGTTTTCCGACCACTGCACGCGGTGCCTCGCGCACGGCTTTTGAGCCTTCGTGCGACGTCCCAACGAGACGGTTGACGAGCGCGGCCTTCACAGTCTCCATCTGATGCACGACACCCCGCACGCGATTGTGCAAGCCGTTGAAGAACACCAGACCGATCATCGCCACGAACAGCCCCGACGCTGTCGCGATCAGCGCCTCGGCCACGCCGCCCGTCACCTGGGTCGGCGCATTGCCTGGGTTCGACAGCACCTGAAACGCGTTGAACATGCCGACGATCGTGCCGAACAGACCGAGCAGCGGCGCAAGTGTGACGATGGTGTCGAGCACCCAGAGAAAGCGGTCGATGCGCGGCGCTTCGCGCATGATGGCTTCCTCCAGGCACGCATCGAGCTCTTCGCGCGAGGCCTGTCCGGCAAGACGTCCGGCGGTGGCGAACAGCGTCGCCATCGGCAGCGCGTGAAACTGCTCGGCGCAGGCGGTCAGCGTCGCCGCATTGAACGTGTCGAGTCTGTCGAGCTGCTCGAGCGCCGCGCGGCTGCTGCCGGCGGCACGCTGCAGAAACCAGCAACGTTCGATGATGATCGTCAAGGCGACGAACAGCATGGCGGCAATCACGTACAGAACGCCGCCCGAATTGTTCGCGAGGTGCAGCAGGGTATCGACGGTCATGGGAAAGCTCCGGTTAGAAGTCGGTGGACAAGGTGCCGATGAAGGCACGGCCCGGGATGGTCCAGTACAGCGGCGTGTTGTCGGCAGCGGTATAGCCTGCTAGCGCGTCGATACTGGTGCGGTTGAACAGGTTGTCGATCTGGAAGCCGATGCGCGTGTTATGCAGCCACGGCGCGAGGCTCTTGATCGTGTAGGCGGCCGAGAAGTTGGTCACCGCAAAGCCGCCAATCGGCTGCGTGTCGCCGGTGTCGCCAAACTGGTGGCCCACAAACTTCGTGATCAGCGAGCCGTTGAGCGGGCCGTGTTCGTAGAGCACGCCGGCTGCAGCGGTTTGCTGCGGCGCGTTCGGCATCCAGTCGCCGGTACTCTTCTGCTTGGCCGAGTTGAACGTCAGATTGGCGTAGAGGCTGAAACCGTAGCCGAGCGAGAAGGTGGCTTCGGACTCGAAACCCTTGTACACCGCGCCGCCGGCATTCGTGAAGATCGTGTTGTCGCCCACCGTGCGGCTCGTCACCGCGTTGCGGAAGTTGATGTAGTACAGGTCCGCTGAAACCGTCAAACGGTTGGTTTTGAAGGTTGTGCCAATCTGGTAGTTATCCGTTTGCTCCGGATCGGGCTGCCCCGACACCGACGGGTTCTGCACGTAGAACACATTCAGGTTAGGCGCCAGAAAGCCCTGCGCATACTGGATGTACGCGCTCCAGTCGGAAGCAATCTGTTCGTGGACCGTGAGCGAGGGCAGCACCTTCGTCCACGTATGGCCATAGTCGAGCGGATCGCCCGATTTCTGGTTCATCGGCGAATCGATATCGCGATTGAACGACACATACTTCACACCCGGCGTCACCGTCAGGCCGTAGGGGAGTTGCAGCGCGTACTGCAGGTAAGGCTCGAACGTCAGCAACGTATCGGTCATCGTGAAGTTCTGCGACAGGAACGCAAAGTTCAACGAATCGTCGACATTGAAGTTGTCGCGGAAGTTGGACTGGTGCGTGATCCACGCCCCCATTTGCAGCGTGCCCGGTCCGATCTTCCGTTCGGCCGTGAGCACGTCGCCCCATGCGCGGTAGTTGTTGTTCATCTCCTGACCCGGCACATCGTTCGCACCGAGGCTGGTGCCGTTCGGCGTTTCGCCGTTCGGATCGAGTCCGTTAAAGCCGTTGTGGTAGTAGCCGTAGGTGTACAGCTTGTTATTGATGACCCATTGAGCGACCTTCGTCTGAACGTCGATGTACTCGAAGTCCGTGTTGATCAGGTCGACGTTGTAGCCGGAGAACGCCTGACTCGCCGGATTGTCGTTCAGACCGAAGTTCGGACCATAGGCCTGAATCTGTGCGGCGGTTGCGCCGAGCGGCACGTTCTGGTGAATATTGTTGTAGGTGGCGAAGACGGTGATTAACGTATTGTCGCCAATCGGCTTCTCGAGCTTGAAGTAGACGTTCTGACGACGTTGCGCAGAATCCGTCAGGTAGCCGTCGCTGCCCGTCTGCGTGTAGCCCACCATCGCGCGGGCGTCGCCCCACTGCTGCATGTCGCCCGTATTCAGTTCCGCGCCGGTAATCCACGTGTTCCAGCTACCGTATGAACCCAGCACCGAAAACGACGGCGTGAGCGAAGGATCCTTCGACTCCAGCCCAATCGTGCCGCCAAAGGTGGCGAAACCGATCTGCGAGGCGTCGCCCGGACCGCGGTCGATATTGATGCTGCCCAGCACCTGGTTCGAGAAGAACGAGGTCGAGTGGTGGGTGAAGTCGTTGGAGTCGCCAAACGGAATGCCGTCGAATGTCACGTTGTACTGACCGTCCTGAAACCCACGAATGGAGAGGCTTTGCGACTCCATCAAACCGGATCCGTTCGGGTCGATGTTCGACACGCTAGGCGCGATCTGGACGATATCGCTGTAGTTCGAGGTGGGCGCCGTGCTGTTCTGGATGTAGTGCTGGCTGATGACCGATTTCGGCTCGCTGGCCGTCAGCGAACCCTGGGAAGGCGCCTGGGCCGGCGCCGACTCTGCATTCTTTGCGGCAGGCGCGCTGTTATCGGAAGACGACACGGCCGTGCTTTGCACCGAGCCGAGATCGCCAGTTGCCTGCGCATGCGAGACCTGCGCTCCGGCGGCGCACAGCGTCGCAAGAACGAATTGCGTCAGCGGTTTCTGATTGAACTTTGAACGTACCCGTTGCATGGTTCATGCATCCTTGTTTTTGAATGGGGCGGTGGGGCAGTGAGTCAGACAAGGCCGGATGCTATAGACCACGCATTAATGCCCGGTGATGGGTAAATTACGAAGTTAAAGTTCTTATTACGGATTGCCGACAAGTGGCGCGTCGCAGATCGAGTCATGAAACAGCCACATACTCATGGCACGCTTCGCGGCCAGACGTCGAGGCCCGCGAACCTACACCCGATGCCAGGCGACACCGCAACGACGCTGCGCATGCATCCCAACGACGCGTCATCTAATGGAACTACGTCCTCTTGGAAAGTGAAGCATCGATCCTCCGCCAGCCGGGCCCCATGCCTCGCATCCTGGTTGTCGAAGACGACGACCCCACACGGCTCGAAGTCACTGCGGCGCTCGAGGACTATGGCTTTGCCGTCGAGAGCGTCGCGCGCGGCCACACTGGCTTGCTGCGCGCGCTAGAAGGCGATTTCGATGCAGTGGTGCTGGACCGCATGCTGCCGGATGTCGACGGTCTGTCGATCCTCTCCACCTTGCGCAATGTCGGCAAGCAAACCCCGGTGTTGATCCTGAGCGCGCTTTCGGCGGTCGACGAGCGCGTGCGGGGCCTGCGTGCCGGCGGAGACGACTATCTGACCAAACCATTCGACAGTCTTGAACTCACCGCTCGGCTGAATGCGTTGCTACGCCGCCGCTCGTCGCCTGTCGAAGCCTCCGCACTAAGCGTAGGCGATCTCGTCCTCGATACCAGCACCCATCACGTCGAGCGTGCAGGCGAGGTCATCGAGCTCAAGCCGCGCGAGTATCAGTTGCTCGAATACATGATGCGTCACGCCGGACAGCCGGTCACGCGGGCGATGCTGTTCGAGTCCGTCTGGAATTACCACTTCAACGCGCAGACCAACGTGATCGATATGCATATCGGACAGTTGCGCCGCAAGGTCAGTCTGAATGGCCGGCTCTCTGTGATGATCCACACGGTTCGAAATGTCGGCTATATCCTCCATGCAGGCGAATAAGCGCCAGACGCGCATGCACTTCAGCAGCGTCACGTGGCTGCTGGCGGTGTTTATCAGTTCGGCTATCGTCCTGTTCACCCTGCTTTACTGGGTGACGCACAGCTATCTGCTGCACGAGGTCGACGAGCGGCTGCTGGGAGAGGTCGCCGAGTTCCACTCAATTGGCCGCGCGGAGGCGATTGCCGACATCGCGGCGCTCAGCCGGCGCGATGTTGCGAGCAGCAGACCCTATGGCGTGTTCGACGCCGACGGCACATGGCTTGCGGGAAATATTCATACGCTGCCGGTTGCCCGGCACCGCAAACCGTTCTACTACACGCAGGTCATGCAAGACGGCCATCGCGCCATCGACGCGCATTTTCGCGGCATCATCGTGCCGACCCAGAGCGGCTTGCGCATCGTGGTGGGGCATTCGATCGACGAAATCATCGACTTCGACCGGACCCTGGTGAAGATGCTCTGCGTGGGTCTGATGTTGACGATCATCCTTGCTGTGGGATGCGGAGCGGCGCTGAACGCGATGTCGAACCGTCGCATCCGGGCCATCAGCGTGACCGGGCGCGAGATCATGGCGGGCCAGCTAAACCGGCGCCTGCCGACCCGAGGCACGCATCACGATCTGGATCGCCTTGCCGAGATCGTCAATACGATGCTCGACGAGATAGAGCGGCTCGTGGCCGAAGTGCGGGGCGTGTGTGCCGGCATCGCGCACGACCTCCGCACGCCGATGACGCATCTGCGCGCAGGCCTGGAACGGGCGCGACGCCGTTCGGCCAGTGTGGACGATTACCAGACCGCCGTCGAAGCGGCCATCGTGCAATCGGACATCGTGCTGAACCGCTTCACCGCACTGCTCAGAATCGCCGAAATCGAAGCCGACGGGCGGCGCGCCAGCTTTGGCGAGGTTTCGCTCAGCACGGTCTTGCGCGATGTCGTGGATCTCTACGAACCGGTTGCGGATGACCGTGGTTTGTCAGTGACCGTGCTTGGGCACGAGCCCGTTCAGGTGACGGGCGACGTAGACCTGCTGTTCGGCGCGGTCGAAAACCTGCTGGATAACGCGCTCAAGTTCACTCCGCGTGGCGGCATGATTACGCTCGAAGCCACGACGGAAGCGGGGGAACCCATTGTGTCTGTCGCAGATTCGGGGCCCGGCATCGAGGCGGGTGAGCGCGAGGCGGTCTTGCGGCCGTTTTATCGCAGTCCGAATCAACAGGCCCATGCGCCGGCCGGACACGGCCTCGGCTTGAGCCTGGTTGCGGCCATTGCGCGCGTGCACGACGCCGACGTGGAAATACACGACAATCAGCCAGGCTGCAAAATGGTATTGCGCTTCAAAGGAGCGTGACTGCCGCGGAAATCCGCGCACGCGGCCGGAGCGGGCGTGCGCGGTCTTTGGATAGCATCTTCGTTGCCCTACTCGTCCTGAACCGGCGACAGCAAGCCGTCGCCGTCCACCTTGAAGCTGAAGCCTCGCCAGATCACTCGCGTCG
Above is a genomic segment from Paraburkholderia phenazinium containing:
- a CDS encoding MFS transporter, whose product is MSANNLGLGSGASAQAAFPASAPGAAPDAAPSPNIHALTLGDWMDNMRVGPLHRFVVLVIGIGLFFDMYEIFLVSSIGTALQGEYGIDRHSTDFKLLLASAFIGMFFGSFCLGSMADRIGRRKAFLFNLVWYSAFSLAGAFSVNAGMLVICRVLTGIGVGAIYPVADSFLSEILPKERRGRLAAWAYTTSYVAVPLVGFLALWLNPLHVGAVAGWRIILVIGSLGAVLVLIVQHKLPESPRWLLAQGRVEEAHAMLRRFAASAGVTVSGILPEAANTQHPITLRERVALLRRPPYDKRYLMLTIFHLLQGFGYYGFGTLASTVVKSRGYDVTDGTLFIALSFLGYPVGSLLSIPLLSWIERRTLVIVSILAIAACGLCFAYSNNSTLIVCFGVLTTCASNVFSNAYHVYQSEIFPAGARSTAIGSTYSLSRIVSGILPFILLPILSAYGAVAMFGIIAAALLTVALTVRVLGPRTTRRSQDEINPV
- a CDS encoding YncE family protein; amino-acid sequence: MKIKHILQTLTVGGVISLLALAAAQAATVKPDAQFEVVRHYGLDGDEHWDYVAYDAVRHHLFISRDTHVQVVDTQTGKLFGEIAHTDGVHGFAFVQDLKLGFVTNGRADTIAVVNLDTLQVVDTIKAAGPDPDGILYVPSLQRIFVSNGHDQSVSEIDVATRKIVATLPVGGKPEALAADNHGHVFVNVEDKGEIVEMDGRSASVLAHWSIAPCEEPTGLAIDPTSERLFSVCANQRMMVTDAVSGRHVAEIPIGGHPDTAAFDPALKLAFSSNGADGTLTLVHEDDANHYSVAQNVQTQEGAKTMALDAKAHRVYLVSSKFGPAEAASADTPHPRPSVIPGTFEVLVAQRKPAGSRHLTPD
- a CDS encoding TonB family protein, which translates into the protein MATVSAPEVVRERPRLMSAAVLALLAEVLLLGGAFAFLTHRSPAPAELPPTLLTLAAPAPMPKPAVVPPKPEAPSPTHPVVPVHRVAHVAPPKPAAIANPRPEPTPAPVMPEATPTDPQPVPRPPPPPAAAPAPAVVTATPSFEGALRAAIQAALRYPESARMAGMAGRTRVAFQYRDGEVSNLSVVVSSGIGLLDRAALAAVRDASYPKPEPAFVGKTLAEQLWVTFNLDDQE
- a CDS encoding ExbD/TolR family protein, which translates into the protein MKYFEARKARIEIIPMIDIMFFLLVFFIMITLHMIPNAGLRTQLPSSTTTQSLPPPKVTVTLATDGSLSVDGRTLSPAELTAMLAARADASHTVVTIAGSKQAQIQKLVAVMDACRAAGVSQIALAAQPVAN
- a CDS encoding MotA/TolQ/ExbB proton channel family protein, with product MTVDTLLHLANNSGGVLYVIAAMLFVALTIIIERCWFLQRAAGSSRAALEQLDRLDTFNAATLTACAEQFHALPMATLFATAGRLAGQASREELDACLEEAIMREAPRIDRFLWVLDTIVTLAPLLGLFGTIVGMFNAFQVLSNPGNAPTQVTGGVAEALIATASGLFVAMIGLVFFNGLHNRVRGVVHQMETVKAALVNRLVGTSHEGSKAVREAPRAVVGKLASQGA
- a CDS encoding TonB-dependent receptor; protein product: MQRVRSKFNQKPLTQFVLATLCAAGAQVSHAQATGDLGSVQSTAVSSSDNSAPAAKNAESAPAQAPSQGSLTASEPKSVISQHYIQNSTAPTSNYSDIVQIAPSVSNIDPNGSGLMESQSLSIRGFQDGQYNVTFDGIPFGDSNDFTHHSTSFFSNQVLGSINIDRGPGDASQIGFATFGGTIGLESKDPSLTPSFSVLGSYGSWNTWITGAELNTGDMQQWGDARAMVGYTQTGSDGYLTDSAQRRQNVYFKLEKPIGDNTLITVFATYNNIHQNVPLGATAAQIQAYGPNFGLNDNPASQAFSGYNVDLINTDFEYIDVQTKVAQWVINNKLYTYGYYHNGFNGLDPNGETPNGTSLGANDVPGQEMNNNYRAWGDVLTAERKIGPGTLQMGAWITHQSNFRDNFNVDDSLNFAFLSQNFTMTDTLLTFEPYLQYALQLPYGLTVTPGVKYVSFNRDIDSPMNQKSGDPLDYGHTWTKVLPSLTVHEQIASDWSAYIQYAQGFLAPNLNVFYVQNPSVSGQPDPEQTDNYQIGTTFKTNRLTVSADLYYINFRNAVTSRTVGDNTIFTNAGGAVYKGFESEATFSLGYGFSLYANLTFNSAKQKSTGDWMPNAPQQTAAAGVLYEHGPLNGSLITKFVGHQFGDTGDTQPIGGFAVTNFSAAYTIKSLAPWLHNTRIGFQIDNLFNRTSIDALAGYTAADNTPLYWTIPGRAFIGTLSTDF
- a CDS encoding response regulator transcription factor, producing the protein MPRILVVEDDDPTRLEVTAALEDYGFAVESVARGHTGLLRALEGDFDAVVLDRMLPDVDGLSILSTLRNVGKQTPVLILSALSAVDERVRGLRAGGDDYLTKPFDSLELTARLNALLRRRSSPVEASALSVGDLVLDTSTHHVERAGEVIELKPREYQLLEYMMRHAGQPVTRAMLFESVWNYHFNAQTNVIDMHIGQLRRKVSLNGRLSVMIHTVRNVGYILHAGE
- a CDS encoding sensor histidine kinase, encoding MQANKRQTRMHFSSVTWLLAVFISSAIVLFTLLYWVTHSYLLHEVDERLLGEVAEFHSIGRAEAIADIAALSRRDVASSRPYGVFDADGTWLAGNIHTLPVARHRKPFYYTQVMQDGHRAIDAHFRGIIVPTQSGLRIVVGHSIDEIIDFDRTLVKMLCVGLMLTIILAVGCGAALNAMSNRRIRAISVTGREIMAGQLNRRLPTRGTHHDLDRLAEIVNTMLDEIERLVAEVRGVCAGIAHDLRTPMTHLRAGLERARRRSASVDDYQTAVEAAIVQSDIVLNRFTALLRIAEIEADGRRASFGEVSLSTVLRDVVDLYEPVADDRGLSVTVLGHEPVQVTGDVDLLFGAVENLLDNALKFTPRGGMITLEATTEAGEPIVSVADSGPGIEAGEREAVLRPFYRSPNQQAHAPAGHGLGLSLVAAIARVHDADVEIHDNQPGCKMVLRFKGA